A genomic segment from Nicotiana sylvestris chromosome 1, ASM39365v2, whole genome shotgun sequence encodes:
- the LOC104244974 gene encoding aspartic proteinase 36-like translates to MARPQFTVILAIISLLIHYGVVSGFRLSDVTNGSSVFLPSPADGSRHTTMLLPLFPPKDTSRRAEISRRHLQKSPASARMSLHDDLLLNGYYTTHIWIGTPPQKFALIVDTGSTVTYVPCSECKKCGSHQDPKFQPEMSSTYQSVKCNKACPCDHKRQQCIYERRYAEMSASYGLLGEDIISFGNLSELAPQRAVFGCEIAETGDLYSQRADGIMGLGRGDLSIVDQLVEKHVISDSFSLCYGGMDFGGGAMVLGGVKPPADMAFTKSDFGHSPYYNIDLKEIHVAGKPLNLNPRVFGGKHGTILDSGTTYAYLPEAAFAAFKNAVVKELHSLKQIEGPDPSFKDICFSGAGSNISELSKNFPRVDMVFSDGKKLTLSPENYLFQHFKVRGAYCLGIFPNGKNPASLLGGIVVRNTLVTYDRENKRIGFWKTNCSELWDRLNLSPPSPPSPSVSSLDNTNSSAHLSPSSAPSGPPGYNTPVEIKVGLITFYLSLSVNCSELKPRIPELAHFIAQELDVNVSQVRLMNFSTKGNDSLTKWAIFPAGSADYMLNATAMEIIGRLAENHPHLQHSFGSYKLFDWVIEPPPKRKLWPGNYLVLVVALVVLVVGLAAPVGWFIWRRRQEPTLPYGPVGRVETVTHDQELQPLK, encoded by the exons ATGGCACGGCCACAGTTCACCGTTATTCTCGCGATCATCTCTCTGTTGATCCATTACGGTGTCGTTTCCGGCTTCCGATTATCTGATGTTACTAACGGCAGCTCCGTTTTCCTCCCTTCGCCGGCCGACGGCAGCCGTCACACAACCATGCTGCTGCCGCTCTTTCCTCCGAAAGACACTTCACGCCGTGCGGAAATCTCCCGTCGCCACCTCCAGAAGAGTCCTGCCAGTGCTCGCATGTCTCTCCATGATGATCTCCTCCTCAACGG ATACTATACAACTCATATTTGGATTGGAACACCACCGCAGAAGTTCGCTCTTATTGTTGATACAGGGAGTACAGTTACCTATGTCCCTTGCTCTGAGTGTAAAAAGTGTGGCAGCCATCAG GATCCTAAGTTTCAGCCGGAAATGTCAAGCACTTATCAATCTGTGAAATGCAATAAGGCTTGTCCCTGCGACCATAAGAGGCAGCAATGTATTTATGAGAGACGGTATGCTGAGATGAGTGCAAGTTATGGGTTGCTTGGAGAGGACATCATTTCTTTTGGAAATCTAAGTGAGCTTGCACCACAACGAGCTGTTTTTGGATGTGAAATTGCGGAAACTGGTGATCTTTACAGCCAACGTGCTGATGGTATAATGGGCTTGGGCCGAGGTGATCTTAGTATAGTTGATCAACTTGTGGAGAAACATGTAATTAGTGACTCTTTCTCCTTGTGCTATGGAGGGATGGATTTTGGTGGCGGGGCAATGGTTCTTGGTGGAGTAAAACCCCCTGCTGACATGGCATTTACCAAATCAGATTTTGGTCACAG CCCGTACTACAATATTGACCTGAAGGAGATACATGTCGCTGGGAAGCCGCTAAACCTAAATCCACGGGTTTTTGGTGGAAAACATGGGACTATACTTGATAGTGGTACCACCTATGCGTACCTTCCAGAAGCAGCATTTGCAGCTTTCAAGAATGCT GTAGTGAAAGAGCTTCATTCTTTAAAACAGATTGAAGGGCCAGATCCTAGTTTTAAAGATATCTGCTTTTCTGGTGCTGGAAG CAACATATCAGAACTCTCAAAGAACTTTCCGCGTGTCGATATGGTATTCAGCGATGGAAAGAAACTAACTCTCTCTCCTGAAAATTACTTGTTTCAG CACTTCAAAGTACGTGGTGCTTATTGCCTAGGAATTTTCCCGAATGGAAAGAATCCAGCTAGTCTTCTTGGAG GAATCGTTGTTCGCAACACTCTTGTTACTTACGATCGTGAAAATAAAAGAATTGGTTTTTGGAAAACTAATTGTTCTGAGTTATGGGACAGACTCAATTTATCCCCTCCATCTCCACCTTCACCATCGGTCTCAAGCTTGGATAACACAAACTCCAGTGCGCACCTGTCTCCTTCATCAGCTCCTAGTGGACCCCCTGGGTACAACACACCTG TGGAAATTAAAGTTGGGCTCATTACATTTTACTTGTCACTAAGTGTCAACTGCTCAGAGCTGAAGCCTCGCATTCCAGAACTTGCCCATTTCATTGCCCAAGAGTTGGATGTTAATGTCTCACAG GTTCGCTTAATGAACTTTTCAACGAAGGGAAATGATTCCCTCACTAAATGGGCCATTTTTCCAGCAGGATCTGCAGACTATATGCTAAATGCCACTGCAATG GAAATAATTGGCAGGTTGGCTGAAAATCATCCCCATCTACAGCATTCCTTCGGAAGTTATAAATTGTTTGACTGGGTCATTGAACCTCCACCAAAAAG GAAGCTTTGGCCGGGAAATTACTTGGTTCTAGTGGTTGCATTAGTTGTTTTGGTAGTTGGATTAGCagctccagttggatggtttatTTGGAGGCGGAGGCAAGAACCCACTCTTCCATATGGACCAGTAGGAAGAGTTGAAACTGTTACTCATGATCAAGAACTGCAGCCGCTAAAATGA